The following proteins come from a genomic window of Halomarina ordinaria:
- a CDS encoding type II toxin-antitoxin system PemK/MazF family toxin, with protein sequence MTDEDSTPIYEPGDIVYGDDPFKGEEEARPWLIISNHDTRPFHGEQYIALTLTTKSWLDGLIEIAAEDWVRGGTPEESRIVPWGVQSLESEDIDFWQGRVAHSLLEASIEALIDELL encoded by the coding sequence GTGACGGACGAGGACAGTACTCCAATCTACGAACCTGGCGACATCGTGTATGGTGACGACCCGTTCAAGGGGGAGGAAGAAGCGCGCCCGTGGCTCATTATCTCGAACCACGATACTCGACCGTTCCACGGCGAGCAGTACATCGCACTCACGTTGACGACGAAATCGTGGTTAGACGGACTCATCGAGATTGCTGCAGAGGACTGGGTGCGTGGTGGAACGCCAGAGGAGAGTCGAATCGTCCCGTGGGGCGTCCAGTCGCTCGAAAGCGAGGATATCGATTTCTGGCAGGGACGCGTCGCTCACAGTTTACTTGAAGCTAGCATCGAAGCTCTGATTGACGAACTCTTGTAG
- a CDS encoding MarR family transcriptional regulator, translating to MSIDRETFKNASEDELEGLSVPDQVLGFLAANDDRAFKAREIASQIGLDEGAVSTALSRLKDRELVEHKATYWAVTDDEDRLDGYSGYERATALFNEQLGEEDKEAWRAHSPDERHPSLEDES from the coding sequence ATGTCGATCGATAGGGAGACGTTCAAGAACGCGAGTGAGGACGAGCTTGAGGGGCTCTCCGTCCCGGACCAAGTACTCGGGTTCTTGGCTGCAAACGACGATCGGGCGTTCAAGGCTCGTGAAATTGCCTCGCAGATCGGGCTCGACGAAGGAGCGGTCAGCACAGCTCTCTCTCGGTTGAAGGACCGCGAACTCGTCGAACACAAGGCAACGTACTGGGCGGTTACCGACGATGAGGACCGTCTTGACGGGTATAGTGGCTACGAACGAGCAACGGCGCTGTTCAACGAGCAGCTGGGTGAAGAGGACAAGGAGGCCTGGCGAGCGCACTCGCCGGACGAACGACATCCGAGTCTCGAGGACGAATCGTGA